The following proteins are co-located in the Methanobrevibacter sp. genome:
- a CDS encoding iron-sulfur cluster assembly scaffold protein yields the protein MIYSTEIENMCLVRKGANHDPAPIPEEGKWVKAKEIGDISGFTHGIGWCAPQQGCCKLTLNVKEGIIEEALVETLGCSGMTHSAAMAGEILVGKTILEALNTDLVCDAINTAMRELFLQIVYGRTQSAFSEGGLQIGAGLEDLGKGHRSQVGTIYSTKEKGPRYLELTEGYIIEIGLDSDNEIIGYKYINIGVMLDQIKDGVDPLEAIEKATGQYGRFDDAVKKIDPRSE from the coding sequence ATGATTTATTCAACAGAAATTGAAAATATGTGTCTTGTTCGCAAAGGTGCAAATCATGACCCTGCGCCAATTCCTGAAGAGGGTAAATGGGTTAAAGCAAAAGAAATAGGTGATATTTCAGGTTTTACTCATGGTATCGGGTGGTGTGCGCCGCAACAAGGATGCTGTAAATTAACTTTAAATGTTAAAGAGGGAATTATAGAAGAAGCATTGGTTGAAACATTAGGTTGTTCCGGTATGACTCATTCAGCTGCAATGGCTGGTGAAATATTGGTTGGAAAAACCATACTTGAAGCATTAAACACCGATCTTGTTTGTGATGCCATCAACACTGCAATGCGTGAATTATTCTTACAAATTGTTTATGGAAGAACACAGTCTGCATTTTCAGAAGGGGGCCTTCAAATTGGTGCAGGACTGGAAGACCTGGGAAAAGGCCACAGAAGCCAGGTTGGAACAATTTACTCAACTAAAGAAAAAGGTCCGAGATATTTGGAATTGACTGAAGGTTATATAATAGAAATCGGCCTTGACAGTGACAATGAGATTATTGGTTATAAATATATCAATATTGGTGTTATGTTGGATCAAATCAAAGATGGTGTTGACCCCTTAGAAGCTATTGAAAAGGCAACTGGTCAATACGGCAGATTTGATGATGCAGTTAAAAAAATAGACCCGAGGAGTGAATGA
- a CDS encoding GGGtGRT protein: protein MSLFESYERRINQITPVLEKYGIENLEEAKQICLDKGFDPHEIVKGVQPICFENACWAYTLGAAIAIKQGCLKASDAAKAIGEGLQAFCIPGSVADDRQVGLGHGNLASMLLSDESECFAFLAGHESFAAAEGAIGIANSANEVREKPLRVILNGLGKDAALIISRINGFTHVETEFDYFTGEVKVVKEKAYSDGERAKVRCYGADDVREGVAIMHLEGVDVSITGNSTNPTRFQHPVAGTYKKECILQDKKYFSVASGGGTGRTLHPDNMAAGPASYGMTDTLGRMHSDAQFAGSSSVPAHVEMMGLIGMGNNPMVGASVAVAVAVEKAMKQ from the coding sequence ATGAGTTTATTTGAAAGTTATGAAAGAAGAATCAACCAAATCACTCCAGTTTTAGAAAAATACGGAATTGAAAATCTCGAAGAAGCAAAACAAATTTGTCTTGACAAGGGATTTGACCCTCATGAAATCGTAAAAGGGGTTCAGCCTATTTGTTTTGAAAATGCATGTTGGGCATATACCCTCGGAGCGGCAATAGCTATTAAACAGGGATGTCTTAAAGCTAGTGATGCTGCAAAGGCTATTGGTGAAGGATTGCAGGCATTTTGTATTCCCGGAAGTGTTGCTGATGACAGGCAGGTTGGTTTAGGTCATGGTAACTTAGCATCAATGCTTTTAAGTGACGAATCCGAATGTTTTGCTTTTCTTGCAGGTCATGAAAGTTTTGCAGCAGCTGAAGGCGCAATAGGTATTGCAAACTCAGCTAATGAGGTACGTGAAAAACCTTTAAGAGTCATTTTAAATGGTCTTGGAAAGGATGCAGCATTAATTATTTCCAGAATCAACGGATTTACTCATGTGGAAACAGAATTTGATTATTTCACAGGTGAAGTAAAAGTAGTAAAAGAAAAAGCATATTCTGATGGTGAAAGGGCAAAAGTAAGATGTTATGGTGCTGATGATGTGCGTGAAGGTGTGGCCATTATGCATTTGGAAGGTGTCGATGTGTCAATTACTGGTAATTCAACTAATCCAACACGTTTCCAGCATCCGGTTGCCGGAACATATAAAAAAGAGTGTATCCTTCAGGACAAGAAATATTTCTCTGTTGCATCCGGTGGAGGAACAGGTAGAACATTACACCCTGATAATATGGCTGCAGGTCCTGCCTCATATGGTATGACCGATACTCTTGGGAGAATGCATTCCGATGCCCAATTTGCAGGATCATCTTCTGTACCTGCTCATGTGGAAATGATGGGATTGATAGGTATGGGCAATAATCCGATGGTTGGAGCATCTGTTGCAGTTGCCGTTGCAGTTGAAAAAGCAATGAAACAATAA
- a CDS encoding NUDIX domain-containing protein, with translation MDTRWGLTVRGICEFNNKVLLLKIRSRSAHDAKKWEIPGGKVKKAEFFDDALKREFLEETGLKIDVKELYNVVRNDYTACKTNEEVKSIQLIMKVSSNSGKITISEEHDEYGWFSWDEISEMIADELLTPPAIEAFNKD, from the coding sequence ATGGATACACGATGGGGATTGACTGTAAGGGGAATTTGTGAATTCAATAATAAGGTTTTACTTTTAAAAATCAGATCCCGTTCTGCTCATGATGCAAAAAAATGGGAAATACCTGGAGGTAAAGTAAAAAAAGCCGAATTTTTCGATGATGCTCTAAAGAGAGAATTTTTAGAAGAAACAGGTCTGAAAATTGATGTTAAAGAGTTATATAATGTAGTTAGAAATGACTATACTGCCTGTAAAACAAATGAAGAAGTTAAATCAATTCAGTTAATCATGAAAGTCTCATCCAATAGTGGTAAAATAACTATTAGTGAAGAACATGATGAATACGGTTGGTTTAGCTGGGATGAAATAAGTGAAATGATTGCAGATGAGCTATTGACCCCTCCTGCAATTGAAGCATTTAATAAAGACTAG
- a CDS encoding amidohydrolase family protein: protein MQKIINAHCHIYPEKIADKAVEGIRKFYDLDMSLNGKVSDLIKDGSKVGVTHYLIHSVATTPKQVKSINEFIAETVNSHSDLFTGFGTLHPDSDDIQGDFDYLIELGLKGVKLHPDFQQFPMDSQRAFKIGEVVSEGQVPMLVHCGDFRYNYSNPDQLKPFLEKFPDITFIGAHFAGWSIWKEATEKLAGIPNLYVDLSSSLYDLSPQAALDLIHAYGSDKVLWGTDYPMWDSVSEMEYFNKLDLTKKEKSQILYDNAAKILGLI, encoded by the coding sequence ATGCAAAAAATTATAAATGCACACTGTCATATTTATCCTGAAAAAATAGCAGATAAAGCAGTGGAGGGAATAAGAAAATTTTATGATTTGGACATGTCTCTAAACGGAAAGGTAAGTGATTTAATTAAAGACGGCAGTAAAGTTGGAGTTACCCATTATCTAATTCATTCTGTTGCAACAACACCAAAACAGGTCAAATCAATTAACGAATTTATTGCAGAAACTGTAAATTCACATTCAGATTTATTTACCGGTTTTGGAACATTACATCCGGATAGTGACGATATTCAAGGTGATTTTGATTATTTGATTGAACTGGGTCTTAAAGGAGTCAAATTGCATCCTGATTTTCAGCAGTTTCCAATGGACAGTCAGCGTGCATTTAAGATTGGAGAAGTCGTAAGTGAAGGTCAGGTACCTATGCTTGTTCATTGTGGAGACTTTAGATACAATTATTCCAATCCGGACCAATTGAAACCATTTTTAGAGAAGTTTCCAGACATAACATTTATTGGCGCTCATTTTGCAGGTTGGAGCATATGGAAAGAAGCTACTGAAAAATTAGCGGGAATTCCAAATTTATATGTTGATTTAAGCTCCAGCTTATATGATTTAAGCCCGCAAGCAGCCCTGGATTTAATTCATGCCTACGGTAGCGATAAAGTTTTATGGGGAACAGATTATCCAATGTGGGATTCAGTTAGTGAAATGGAATACTTCAACAAACTTGATTTAACCAAAAAAGAAAAGTCACAGATTCTATATGACAATGCCGCTAAAATACTGGGGTTAATTTAA
- a CDS encoding malate dehydrogenase — MVKVTIIGSTGTIGKNVAFTLAREDTVDEIIMFSRPESLDKAKGETYDMYDALAARDIDCKLIPSADFNDIKGSNVVLIAAGIHREKGMDRLDLALPNARIVEYYSKQIAKYAPDSIILVATNPVDVMTTIALEASNFNKMKVIGIGNHLDSLRLKNYFSKQININSSEVHTRVVGEHGNNMVPLLSSTTIGGIPLKYFVEYVEIDVRSLIHQLRNAGNTIISKKGATEYGPAFAISNLISTIITDTHKVLTVSCYLDGEVEGVEGISLGVPAVISKNGIALIASIHMSEFERNAFIKAAETVREATEEVKKQLSS, encoded by the coding sequence ATGGTAAAGGTAACTATTATTGGCTCAACTGGAACAATTGGTAAAAATGTTGCATTCACATTAGCAAGGGAAGATACAGTTGATGAAATTATTATGTTTTCAAGGCCTGAAAGTCTTGACAAGGCTAAAGGCGAAACTTATGATATGTATGATGCATTAGCTGCAAGAGATATAGACTGTAAATTAATTCCATCAGCCGATTTTAATGACATTAAGGGATCTAATGTAGTGTTGATTGCTGCTGGAATTCATCGTGAAAAGGGAATGGACAGACTTGATTTGGCTCTTCCAAATGCTAGAATCGTTGAATATTATTCAAAGCAAATAGCTAAATACGCTCCAGATTCCATTATTCTTGTTGCTACAAATCCTGTTGATGTTATGACAACAATTGCCCTTGAAGCCTCTAATTTCAATAAAATGAAAGTTATTGGAATTGGAAATCACTTGGATTCACTTAGATTAAAAAACTATTTCTCAAAACAAATCAATATTAATAGTTCCGAGGTTCACACAAGGGTTGTTGGCGAACATGGAAATAATATGGTTCCCCTTTTAAGTTCAACAACCATCGGAGGAATTCCATTAAAATATTTCGTTGAATATGTTGAGATAGATGTCAGGTCACTGATTCACCAGCTTAGAAATGCCGGAAATACCATTATTTCAAAAAAAGGGGCAACTGAATATGGGCCTGCTTTTGCAATCTCAAATCTGATTTCAACCATTATAACTGACACACATAAAGTTTTAACTGTTAGCTGTTATTTGGATGGTGAAGTTGAAGGTGTTGAAGGCATATCATTAGGTGTTCCTGCTGTCATATCTAAAAATGGAATTGCATTGATTGCTTCCATTCATATGAGTGAATTTGAGAGAAATGCTTTTATTAAGGCGGCTGAAACTGTTCGTGAAGCAACTGAGGAAGTAAAAAAACAGTTAAGTAGCTAA
- the dtd gene encoding D-aminoacyl-tRNA deacylase, with translation MKLVVQRVSSASVEVDKKIVGEIDKGLMVLVGFGENDTQKEADYLSQKLIKLRIFPDENGRMNKSVRDIGGKLLLVPQFTLYASTKKNRPSFHKALSQDIATGLFDYFTSKCSREIDVETGEFGAYMKVNLLNDGPVTIILEKEFND, from the coding sequence ATGAAATTAGTTGTTCAAAGAGTGAGTAGCGCAAGCGTTGAAGTTGATAAAAAAATTGTGGGCGAAATTGATAAAGGATTAATGGTTCTTGTTGGATTTGGGGAAAATGATACTCAAAAAGAAGCGGACTATCTTTCTCAAAAACTTATAAAATTAAGAATCTTTCCTGATGAAAATGGACGTATGAATAAATCTGTTAGGGATATTGGGGGAAAGTTATTGTTAGTTCCTCAATTTACGTTATATGCTTCAACTAAAAAAAACAGACCTTCATTTCACAAGGCATTATCTCAGGATATTGCAACCGGTCTGTTTGATTATTTCACATCTAAATGCAGCCGGGAAATTGATGTTGAAACCGGTGAATTTGGAGCTTATATGAAAGTAAATCTGTTAAATGACGGTCCTGTAACAATAATCCTTGAAAAAGAATTTAATGATTAA
- a CDS encoding toxic anion resistance protein, whose product MAEFSLNVDEIKQDVETTLKEEEKKLEDSNIKNQAQDNAVAIFGTDLNNPKEREQILKPLDEFGLNEMSRSAAHNEMLATRFVDLTKGGKESDSISENLLELNRQVKDLDPSKVDFAKKGVLGNLMNPVRKYFAKYEKAETAISDIVASLDKSSKILQNDNTTLLNEENYLREVTKKLLADIELAKQMDQSIESQIQTAEIEGVDEEKIVFVREEILFPLRQRIMDMQQMIVVNQQGIVSLNVIRRNNKELIRGVNRAQNVTVSALRTGVMVASALYDQKIVMDKINIINSTTEHIIESTSHMLKEQGSEIQKHSAEAMISPEVLKTSFAEAIQAIEDVSNYKKQALPQMKETIVLFTDLANEGQKVVEKIETGNDHILK is encoded by the coding sequence ATGGCTGAATTTTCATTAAATGTAGATGAAATAAAACAAGATGTTGAAACAACTTTAAAAGAAGAAGAAAAGAAATTGGAAGATTCAAATATTAAAAATCAAGCTCAGGATAATGCTGTTGCAATATTTGGCACTGATTTAAATAATCCTAAAGAAAGAGAACAAATCTTAAAACCGCTAGATGAATTCGGTTTAAATGAAATGTCAAGATCAGCAGCTCATAATGAAATGTTGGCTACTAGATTTGTTGATTTAACAAAAGGCGGTAAGGAATCCGACAGTATTAGTGAGAATTTACTTGAGTTAAATAGGCAGGTCAAGGATTTGGATCCGAGTAAAGTGGATTTTGCAAAAAAAGGAGTGCTGGGCAATTTAATGAATCCTGTTAGAAAATACTTTGCCAAGTATGAAAAAGCAGAAACTGCAATTTCCGATATTGTCGCATCTCTTGATAAAAGCAGTAAGATTCTTCAAAATGACAATACAACTCTTTTAAATGAGGAAAATTATCTAAGGGAAGTTACAAAAAAACTCCTTGCAGATATTGAACTTGCAAAACAAATGGATCAATCTATTGAATCACAGATTCAAACTGCTGAAATTGAAGGAGTTGACGAAGAAAAAATTGTATTTGTTCGTGAGGAAATTCTCTTCCCGCTTAGGCAAAGAATTATGGATATGCAGCAGATGATTGTAGTAAACCAGCAGGGTATTGTATCTCTTAATGTAATTAGGAGAAACAATAAAGAGTTAATTAGAGGCGTTAATCGTGCACAGAATGTAACTGTTTCAGCCCTAAGAACTGGTGTAATGGTTGCAAGTGCTCTTTATGATCAAAAAATCGTCATGGATAAAATTAACATTATAAATTCAACAACAGAACATATAATTGAATCTACTTCCCACATGCTTAAAGAACAAGGAAGTGAAATACAAAAACACAGTGCTGAGGCTATGATTTCTCCTGAAGTTTTAAAAACCTCATTTGCAGAAGCAATTCAGGCAATTGAAGATGTAAGCAATTACAAGAAACAGGCACTTCCTCAAATGAAAGAAACAATTGTATTGTTTACCGACTTAGCTAATGAAGGTCAAAAAGTTGTTGAAAAAATAGAAACAGGCAATGACCATATATTAAAATAG
- a CDS encoding alpha/beta hydrolase → MNKKVKITILIAVAVLALFFIYYVTDYYPAERIATDSLNNDSNVSVVEISKGLLFDGPGNESALIFYPGAKVEYTSYAPLLKNLSSQGVDCYLLHMPFNLAFFGQNSADDIIKNSSYKHYFLSGHSLGGVMASSYINSTNASDGLILFASYPSSQIEKPVLSIYGSEDKVLNMDNYFKSKGLVKNNFTEFVINGGNHAQFGYYGNQSGDGMAQIPADIQQNQAIDKIISFIDEVLA, encoded by the coding sequence ATGAATAAAAAAGTTAAAATCACCATATTGATTGCTGTAGCAGTTTTAGCATTATTTTTCATATATTATGTAACTGATTATTATCCTGCTGAAAGGATAGCTACTGACAGCTTAAATAATGACAGTAATGTATCTGTTGTTGAAATATCAAAAGGATTATTATTTGACGGACCTGGAAATGAATCTGCATTAATATTTTATCCTGGTGCTAAAGTGGAATATACTTCCTATGCACCGTTACTTAAAAACCTATCAAGTCAGGGCGTTGATTGCTATTTACTTCACATGCCTTTTAATTTGGCGTTTTTTGGTCAAAACAGTGCTGATGACATAATAAAAAATTCTTCTTATAAACATTATTTCCTCTCAGGTCATTCTCTGGGGGGCGTTATGGCTTCATCATATATTAATAGTACAAATGCAAGTGATGGCCTAATATTATTTGCTTCTTATCCAAGTTCTCAAATTGAAAAGCCTGTATTGTCAATTTACGGATCTGAAGATAAAGTATTGAACATGGATAATTACTTCAAATCAAAAGGGTTAGTTAAAAATAATTTCACTGAATTTGTAATAAATGGTGGAAATCATGCACAATTCGGGTATTACGGCAATCAGTCCGGCGATGGAATGGCTCAAATTCCTGCAGACATACAACAAAATCAGGCTATAGATAAAATAATTTCCTTTATTGATGAAGTGTTAGCATGA
- a CDS encoding acyltransferase, whose amino-acid sequence MNKSKRIFYYDVVRAIAIIGIVFCYVSIYFVLTGVKTPNFYISAFFDCFREFSVPLFVMLSGALLINKKDSLIKFFKKRLSRLLIPFLFWVLIYILYSSLYITKGFNLVNALNIFLGSSGTLGVAFWFIWMIIISYMGIFAVNKLIEFGNKRKENFDEKFINLLALLSFIYILISQFGLFNPYSSKLIYFISFMSYIVIGYFIANNDYIGNKFDSKIILAVAFSVSILLYFYYIFGFVVPQSLLSNHFVYKGYFNLLILTLSVNVFVFFKYLSKTDYLKRIEDNKLGNALTLISEYSFGIYLCHYLVLHILKLNLFSLYYGQNPIIWIPVLVITTTLISLLILWILNRIPYLNKFSGKS is encoded by the coding sequence ATGAACAAATCAAAACGAATTTTTTATTATGATGTAGTGCGGGCAATCGCAATAATTGGAATAGTTTTTTGCTATGTTTCAATTTATTTTGTTTTAACAGGTGTAAAAACACCAAATTTCTATATATCTGCTTTTTTTGATTGTTTTAGGGAATTTTCAGTTCCTCTTTTTGTCATGCTTAGCGGTGCTCTGCTGATTAATAAAAAAGATTCATTAATTAAATTCTTTAAAAAGAGACTGTCCAGGCTGTTGATTCCGTTTCTATTTTGGGTTTTAATTTATATTTTATACTCATCACTCTACATTACAAAAGGATTTAATTTAGTTAATGCATTAAATATCTTTCTTGGGTCATCTGGAACATTGGGAGTTGCATTCTGGTTTATTTGGATGATAATAATATCATATATGGGGATATTCGCTGTTAATAAATTAATTGAATTCGGAAATAAAAGAAAAGAAAATTTTGATGAGAAATTTATCAATTTGCTGGCTTTATTGTCTTTTATCTATATTCTAATTTCACAATTTGGTTTATTTAATCCGTATTCATCTAAACTGATTTATTTCATTTCATTCATGTCGTATATTGTAATTGGATATTTTATAGCCAATAATGATTATATTGGAAATAAATTTGATTCAAAAATTATTCTTGCTGTTGCATTTTCAGTTTCAATATTACTGTATTTCTATTATATATTTGGTTTTGTAGTTCCTCAGTCACTTTTAAGCAATCATTTTGTTTATAAAGGTTATTTCAACCTTTTGATTTTAACCCTGTCTGTAAATGTTTTTGTATTTTTCAAATATCTCTCTAAAACAGATTATTTAAAACGTATTGAAGATAACAAACTGGGAAATGCATTAACATTAATCAGCGAATACAGTTTTGGAATATATTTATGCCATTACTTGGTGCTTCATATTTTAAAGTTAAACCTATTTAGCTTATATTATGGCCAAAACCCAATAATCTGGATACCTGTTTTAGTAATAACAACCACTTTGATTTCACTTTTGATTTTATGGATTTTAAATAGGATTCCTTATTTAAATAAATTTTCAGGAAAAAGTTAA
- the ung gene encoding uracil-DNA glycosylase — MIGNDWDLALKDEFEKEYFLKIKEFIEEEYNSKTIYPPFEDVFNAFKLTPLSNVKAVILGQDPYHEEGQAHGLAFSTPDGKPIPRSLKNIFKEISNEYSYPIPESGCLEKWAEQGVFLLNTVLTVEESNANSHSKCGWQTFTDNVIRILNQKTQPVVFLLWGKQAEKKKDLITNPKHLVLITSHPSPFSARRGFLGSNHFKLANKFLKENDVDEINWKL, encoded by the coding sequence ATGATTGGCAATGACTGGGATCTGGCTTTAAAAGATGAATTTGAAAAGGAATATTTCTTAAAAATTAAAGAATTTATCGAAGAGGAGTATAACTCAAAAACGATTTATCCTCCCTTTGAGGATGTGTTTAATGCATTTAAGTTAACTCCTTTAAGCAATGTTAAAGCGGTTATATTGGGTCAGGACCCTTATCATGAAGAAGGCCAGGCTCACGGCCTTGCATTTTCCACTCCGGACGGCAAACCTATTCCTCGTTCATTAAAAAATATTTTCAAAGAAATCAGTAATGAGTATTCATATCCTATTCCCGAATCAGGATGTTTGGAAAAATGGGCAGAACAGGGTGTTTTTTTATTAAATACAGTTTTAACAGTAGAGGAGAGCAATGCCAATTCTCATAGCAAGTGCGGATGGCAGACATTTACAGATAATGTGATTAGAATTTTAAACCAAAAAACACAGCCTGTTGTGTTTTTACTTTGGGGAAAACAGGCCGAAAAGAAAAAAGATTTGATTACAAATCCAAAGCATCTTGTGCTGATTACCTCACATCCATCTCCTTTTTCTGCAAGAAGAGGTTTTTTAGGTTCCAATCACTTCAAATTAGCAAATAAGTTTTTAAAAGAAAATGATGTTGATGAAATTAACTGGAAATTGTAA